Proteins from a genomic interval of Piscinibacter sp. HJYY11:
- the coxB gene encoding cytochrome c oxidase subunit II has translation MNATKSLWQSFARRAGQTCVAACTALTTTAAMAVNSLPGGPAVNQLDLHPPVTKIAAEQQWLHNFMLIVCLVIFVAVFGVMFYSIFKHRKSKGAKASNFHESVKVEIAWTVVPFIIVIFMALPATKAVVAMKDTSSADITIKATGIQWKWGYDYLKGEGEGIGFLSTLDVAHREMSDSGKPAGDDYLLKVDNPLVVPVDKKIRIITTATDVIHAFMVPAFGIKQDAIPGFVRDTWFRAEKTGDFYGQCAELCGKEHAYMPIHVKVLSQADYTKWVEGKMKEIAAKADDPTKVWALPELAARGEKVYAANCAACHQPTGKGAGPIKPLDASPIVLDADKNKQLAILLNGAANGAMPPWRQLSDTDLAAVATYTKNAWSNKTGQIVQPADVTAARK, from the coding sequence ATGAACGCGACGAAATCACTGTGGCAGTCTTTTGCGCGGAGGGCGGGGCAAACCTGCGTGGCAGCATGTACCGCGCTGACCACCACGGCCGCGATGGCCGTCAACAGCCTGCCCGGCGGTCCTGCAGTGAACCAGCTGGACCTGCATCCCCCGGTCACCAAGATCGCGGCGGAGCAGCAGTGGTTGCACAACTTCATGCTGATCGTCTGCCTGGTGATCTTCGTCGCCGTCTTCGGCGTCATGTTCTATTCGATCTTCAAGCACCGCAAGTCCAAGGGCGCCAAGGCGTCCAACTTCCATGAGAGCGTGAAGGTCGAGATCGCCTGGACGGTCGTCCCCTTCATCATCGTGATCTTCATGGCGCTGCCCGCCACCAAGGCCGTCGTCGCGATGAAGGACACGAGCTCCGCCGACATCACCATCAAGGCCACCGGCATCCAGTGGAAGTGGGGCTATGACTACCTGAAGGGCGAAGGCGAGGGCATCGGCTTCCTCTCCACGCTCGATGTCGCGCACCGCGAGATGTCCGATTCGGGCAAGCCGGCCGGCGACGACTACCTGCTCAAGGTCGACAACCCGCTCGTGGTGCCTGTCGACAAGAAGATCCGCATCATCACCACCGCCACCGACGTGATCCACGCCTTCATGGTGCCGGCCTTCGGCATCAAGCAGGATGCGATCCCCGGCTTCGTGCGCGACACCTGGTTCCGTGCCGAGAAGACCGGCGACTTCTACGGCCAGTGCGCCGAGCTGTGCGGCAAGGAACACGCCTACATGCCGATCCACGTGAAGGTCCTGTCGCAGGCCGACTACACCAAGTGGGTCGAGGGCAAGATGAAGGAAATCGCGGCCAAGGCCGACGACCCGACCAAGGTCTGGGCGCTGCCCGAGCTGGCCGCCCGCGGCGAGAAGGTCTACGCCGCCAACTGCGCGGCCTGCCACCAGCCCACAGGCAAGGGCGCCGGTCCCATCAAGCCGCTCGATGCTTCGCCCATCGTGCTCGACGCTGACAAGAACAAGCAGCTCGCGATCCTGTTGAATGGCGCCGCCAACGGTGCGATGCCGCCCTGGAGGCAGCTCAGCGACACCGACCTTGCCGCCGTGGCGACCTACACGAAGAACGCCTGGTCCAACAAGACCGGCCAGATCGTTCAGCCGGCCGACGTCACCGCCGCCCGCAAGTAA
- a CDS encoding cytochrome oxidase small assembly protein — MTPEQKKSNRRLGLILGSVALIFFIGFMVRMVLLGG; from the coding sequence ATGACGCCTGAGCAGAAAAAGAGCAACCGCCGGCTGGGCCTGATCCTGGGCTCGGTGGCGCTCATCTTCTTCATCGGCTTCATGGTTCGCATGGTGCTTCTCGGTGGCTGA
- a CDS encoding DUF2970 domain-containing protein, translating to MTSDGLKDAVKRKGSFGQTLRAVGWSFFGVRKSAEHEKDMAQLNPVHVIIAGVIAAVVFIVVLVLIVRWVLSSGVAA from the coding sequence ATGACGTCCGATGGTCTGAAAGACGCGGTCAAGCGCAAAGGTTCGTTCGGCCAGACGCTGCGTGCAGTGGGCTGGTCTTTTTTCGGCGTGCGCAAGTCCGCCGAGCATGAGAAGGACATGGCGCAGCTGAACCCGGTCCACGTGATCATCGCGGGCGTGATCGCCGCGGTGGTGTTCATCGTGGTGCTGGTGTTGATCGTGCGCTGGGTGTTGTCGAGCGGGGTTGCGGCCTGA
- a CDS encoding SCO family protein, protein MTTRRLTLLAALASGALLAGCDKLAGGKPSFKAIDITGADYGKALSLPDQDGKTRTLADFKGKVTVVFFGYTQCPDVCPTTMAELAQVKKALGADGDKVQGVFISVDPERDTPERLKAYMQGFDPSFIALRGTPEQTAAAAKDFRVYYSKVPGKAEGSYTMDHTAGSYIFDATGRLRLFTRYGDKDGTANLTADIKALLHNA, encoded by the coding sequence GTGACCACCCGTCGACTCACCCTCCTCGCCGCCCTTGCATCAGGCGCTCTGCTGGCCGGCTGCGACAAGCTCGCCGGCGGCAAGCCCAGTTTCAAGGCCATCGACATCACCGGCGCCGACTATGGCAAGGCGCTCTCGCTGCCCGACCAGGACGGCAAGACCCGCACCCTGGCCGACTTCAAGGGCAAGGTGACGGTCGTGTTCTTCGGCTACACCCAATGCCCCGACGTGTGCCCCACGACGATGGCCGAGCTGGCGCAGGTCAAGAAGGCCCTGGGAGCCGACGGCGACAAGGTGCAGGGCGTCTTCATCTCCGTCGACCCCGAGCGCGACACGCCCGAGCGCCTCAAGGCCTACATGCAGGGCTTCGACCCGAGCTTCATCGCGCTGCGCGGCACGCCCGAGCAGACAGCGGCCGCCGCGAAGGATTTCCGCGTGTACTACTCGAAGGTGCCCGGCAAGGCCGAAGGCAGCTACACGATGGACCACACCGCCGGCTCGTACATCTTCGACGCCACGGGCCGGCTGAGGCTCTTCACCCGATATGGCGACAAGGACGGCACTGCCAACCTGACGGCCGACATCAAGGCCCTGCTCCACAACGCGTGA
- a CDS encoding heme A synthase, with the protein MATPTLYNFSPVLWLALVGLLLGGGPLLWNWWRHRHDPPAVRLRALTWLTLFLTFDLVVFGAFTRLTDSGLGCPDWPGCYGAASPLGAHADIQAAQTAMPTGPVTHGKAWVEMVHRYLATGVGVLIIALAIGSWRAHRRGDAALSPWWATVTLVWVCLQGAFGALTVTMKLYPAIVTLHLLGGMGLLVLLAVQGEAYERKPLALSRALHGGVWALALLTVVQIALGGWVSTNYAVLACRDFPTCQGEWWPAMDFEHGFTIARELGAGKSGGYLPFAALTAIHVTHRVGAFIVLTLMLLVSWGLRQAGGPAHRRFAVALLALAAWQFLSGLSNVVLGWPLVAALAHTTGAAVLITVISVVVVRARQAGLAS; encoded by the coding sequence GTGGCCACGCCGACCCTCTACAACTTCTCTCCCGTGCTCTGGCTGGCCCTGGTGGGCCTGCTGCTCGGGGGCGGGCCGCTGCTGTGGAACTGGTGGCGGCATCGGCATGACCCTCCCGCGGTGCGCCTGCGCGCCTTGACCTGGCTCACGCTCTTCCTCACCTTCGACCTGGTGGTCTTCGGCGCCTTCACGCGCCTTACCGACTCAGGCCTCGGCTGCCCCGATTGGCCAGGGTGCTATGGGGCCGCGAGTCCGCTCGGCGCGCATGCCGACATCCAGGCCGCCCAGACCGCGATGCCCACCGGCCCGGTCACGCACGGCAAGGCCTGGGTGGAGATGGTGCACCGCTACCTCGCCACGGGTGTGGGCGTGCTCATCATCGCGCTGGCGATCGGCAGCTGGCGCGCGCACCGGCGTGGCGATGCGGCCCTGTCGCCGTGGTGGGCCACGGTGACGCTGGTGTGGGTCTGCCTGCAGGGGGCATTCGGTGCGCTCACGGTGACCATGAAGCTGTATCCCGCCATCGTCACGCTGCACCTGCTGGGCGGCATGGGCCTGCTGGTGCTGCTCGCGGTGCAGGGCGAGGCCTACGAGCGCAAGCCGCTGGCCTTGTCGCGCGCGCTGCATGGCGGCGTCTGGGCGCTGGCGCTGCTGACCGTGGTGCAGATCGCGCTCGGGGGCTGGGTCAGCACGAATTACGCGGTGCTCGCGTGCCGTGATTTCCCCACCTGCCAGGGCGAGTGGTGGCCGGCCATGGATTTCGAGCACGGCTTCACCATCGCGCGCGAGCTCGGCGCCGGCAAGTCCGGCGGCTACCTGCCGTTTGCAGCGCTCACGGCGATCCACGTCACGCACCGTGTGGGCGCCTTCATCGTGCTGACGCTGATGTTGCTCGTGTCATGGGGCCTGCGCCAGGCCGGTGGCCCGGCCCACCGCCGTTTTGCCGTCGCCTTGCTGGCGCTGGCGGCGTGGCAGTTCCTGAGCGGCCTGAGCAACGTGGTGCTCGGCTGGCCGCTCGTCGCCGCGCTGGCCCACACCACGGGCGCCGCGGTGCTCATCACCGTGATATCGGTGGTGGTGGTGCGCGCCCGTCAGGCGGGGCTCGCCTCGTAA
- a CDS encoding SURF1 family protein — protein sequence MAGWLADPRRRAVIVLVATLVGMGATARLGVWQLNRAAQKEALQTALDTRGTLPPLRMDSLPPSETLAQAEHHRPVVLRGEWKQGATVFLDNRQMNGRPGFFVMTPLLLSPGDAVLVQRGWVPRDVQDRTRVPAVPTPSGLVEVTGRLAPPPARLYDFAPGAAASGPIRQNLVLAEHSRELGVTLRPWTVLQSDEAAPVRDGLSRQWPRPAADVHKHYGYAFQWFGLCALIAGLYVWFQVLRPRFQRRR from the coding sequence ATGGCCGGCTGGCTGGCTGACCCCCGCCGCCGCGCGGTGATCGTGCTCGTGGCCACGCTCGTGGGCATGGGCGCGACCGCGCGGCTCGGCGTCTGGCAGCTCAATCGCGCAGCGCAGAAGGAAGCGCTGCAGACGGCGCTCGACACGCGCGGCACGTTGCCGCCGCTGCGCATGGACAGCTTGCCCCCCAGCGAAACGCTGGCCCAGGCCGAACATCATCGGCCGGTGGTGCTGCGTGGGGAGTGGAAGCAGGGTGCGACCGTGTTCCTCGACAACCGGCAGATGAACGGCCGGCCCGGCTTCTTCGTGATGACGCCGCTGCTGCTGTCGCCGGGCGACGCGGTGCTGGTTCAACGCGGCTGGGTGCCGCGCGACGTGCAGGACCGCACGCGGGTTCCAGCGGTGCCGACGCCTTCAGGCCTCGTCGAGGTGACGGGCCGTCTCGCGCCTCCGCCGGCGCGGCTCTACGACTTTGCGCCCGGCGCCGCGGCCTCAGGGCCGATCCGGCAGAATCTCGTGCTCGCCGAACATTCGCGCGAGCTGGGTGTGACGCTTCGGCCGTGGACGGTCTTGCAGAGCGACGAGGCCGCACCTGTGCGCGATGGCCTGTCGCGCCAATGGCCGCGTCCCGCGGCCGATGTTCACAAGCACTACGGCTACGCGTTCCAGTGGTTCGGTCTGTGCGCCTTGATTGCAGGTTTGTATGTCTGGTTCCAAGTCCTCCGCCCCCGCTTCCAGCGACGCCGGTGA
- the cyoE gene encoding heme o synthase: protein MPETLSPPAPAASHLSVARQFYALTKPRVVQLIVFCAVIGMLLAVPGVPDWRLVLPATAGIWLVAAAAAAFNCLVEQHIDAKMARTAWRPTAKGELTNTQALVFSAVLCAIGSALLYWLVNPLTMWLTFATFVGYAVIYTVVLKPLTPQNIVIGGASGAMPPVLGWAAMRGDVGPEALMLCLIIFLWTPPHFWALALYRVEDYRRAGLPMLPVTHGNEFTRLQVLLYTFVLFAATLLPFVFGMSGVVYLVSAVLLGAGFIGYAWRLWRNYSDALARSTFRFSIVHLSLLFAALLLDHYLAPLL from the coding sequence ATGCCCGAAACCCTCAGCCCCCCCGCACCCGCCGCCTCGCACCTGTCGGTGGCCCGCCAGTTCTACGCGCTGACCAAGCCGCGCGTGGTGCAGCTCATCGTCTTCTGTGCCGTGATCGGCATGCTGCTGGCCGTGCCGGGGGTGCCCGACTGGCGCCTGGTGCTGCCGGCCACCGCCGGCATTTGGCTGGTGGCGGCGGCCGCGGCCGCGTTCAACTGCCTGGTCGAGCAGCACATCGACGCCAAGATGGCCCGTACCGCCTGGCGCCCCACCGCCAAGGGCGAACTCACGAACACGCAGGCGCTCGTCTTCTCGGCTGTGTTGTGCGCCATTGGCAGCGCGCTGCTGTACTGGCTGGTCAACCCGCTGACCATGTGGCTGACCTTCGCCACCTTCGTGGGCTACGCCGTGATCTACACCGTGGTGCTGAAGCCGCTGACCCCGCAGAACATCGTGATCGGCGGCGCGTCGGGCGCGATGCCGCCGGTGCTCGGCTGGGCCGCGATGCGAGGCGACGTAGGCCCCGAGGCGCTGATGCTGTGCCTCATCATCTTCCTGTGGACGCCGCCGCACTTCTGGGCGCTCGCCCTCTACCGCGTCGAAGACTACCGGCGGGCCGGCCTGCCGATGCTGCCCGTGACCCACGGCAACGAGTTCACGCGGCTGCAGGTGCTGCTCTACACCTTCGTGCTCTTCGCCGCGACGCTTTTGCCCTTCGTCTTCGGCATGAGCGGCGTGGTCTACCTGGTGTCGGCCGTGCTGCTCGGCGCCGGTTTCATCGGCTATGCATGGCGGCTGTGGCGCAACTACTCCGATGCGCTCGCCCGCAGCACCTTCCGATTCTCGATCGTGCACCTGTCGCTGCTGTTCGCGGCCTTGCTGCTCGACCACTACCTGGCCCCGCTGCTGTGA
- a CDS encoding cytochrome c oxidase assembly protein, which yields MTKGRRSSLLLDNRRMVGKLAVVALLMFGFGYALVPMYRAICTALGINVLSVSEKLVPGHSKATPANTQVDTSRTVTVEFDANARGPWDFKPAKRYVEVHPGELTTVMYEFRNIQNRTMAAQAIPSYAPKQATPHFNKLECFCFNEYTLKPGESRQWPVVFVIDPKLPKDVKTITLSYTFFEIGGKVAVQATSQEPQS from the coding sequence ATGACGAAGGGCCGTCGTTCGTCGCTGTTGCTCGACAACCGCCGCATGGTGGGCAAGCTGGCGGTCGTGGCCTTGCTGATGTTCGGCTTCGGCTACGCGCTGGTGCCGATGTACCGGGCGATCTGCACGGCGCTCGGCATCAACGTGTTGTCGGTGTCGGAGAAGCTGGTGCCGGGCCACTCGAAGGCGACGCCGGCCAACACGCAGGTCGACACCTCGCGCACCGTCACGGTGGAGTTCGATGCCAACGCGCGCGGCCCCTGGGACTTCAAGCCTGCCAAGCGTTATGTGGAAGTGCATCCCGGTGAGCTGACCACCGTGATGTACGAGTTCAGGAACATCCAGAACCGCACGATGGCGGCACAGGCGATCCCGAGCTACGCGCCCAAGCAGGCCACGCCGCACTTCAACAAGCTCGAATGCTTCTGCTTCAACGAATACACCCTGAAGCCCGGCGAGTCGCGCCAGTGGCCGGTGGTGTTCGTGATCGACCCGAAGCTGCCGAAGGACGTGAAGACCATCACCCTGTCGTACACCTTCTTCGAGATCGGCGGCAAGGTGGCGGTGCAGGCCACGTCGCAGGAGCCGCAGTCATGA
- a CDS encoding trans-aconitate 2-methyltransferase has translation MSTPSASTARQLDPASVSAWLRRLARSPEAPWLHAEVARRMAERLEFIRVKPEVVLDWWAFGGASTELLLKAYPEARHLAVEPTAALQERSRHATAAPWWSARRWRGPSVALVAPQDVAPSSVQLLWANMMLHAVVDPSALMAQWQRLLAAEGFVMFSCLGPGSLRALHELHVLQGWGPPLADFVDMHDLGDMLVQAGFADPVMDQEVLTLSWDSPEALLNELRALGANASPQRFAGWRTPRWRARLHDALRALARPDGRIYLDFEIAYGHAFKAAPRAPLAAETRVSVEDMRAMVRGKSSRG, from the coding sequence ATGAGCACGCCCTCAGCCTCGACCGCGCGACAGCTCGACCCGGCGAGCGTCAGCGCCTGGTTGCGCCGGCTCGCGCGCTCTCCTGAAGCGCCCTGGCTGCATGCCGAAGTGGCGCGGCGCATGGCCGAGCGGCTCGAGTTCATCCGCGTCAAGCCGGAGGTGGTGCTGGACTGGTGGGCGTTTGGCGGAGCGAGTACCGAGCTGCTGCTGAAGGCCTACCCGGAAGCGCGTCATCTGGCGGTCGAGCCCACTGCTGCCTTGCAAGAGCGCAGCCGACACGCCACGGCGGCGCCATGGTGGTCGGCGCGCCGCTGGCGCGGGCCGTCGGTCGCGCTCGTGGCGCCGCAGGACGTGGCGCCATCGAGCGTGCAACTCCTCTGGGCCAACATGATGTTGCACGCCGTCGTCGACCCCTCGGCGCTGATGGCGCAGTGGCAGCGCCTGCTCGCGGCCGAAGGCTTCGTGATGTTCTCCTGCCTCGGCCCTGGCAGCCTGCGCGCGCTGCACGAGCTGCATGTCCTCCAGGGCTGGGGCCCGCCGCTGGCCGACTTCGTCGACATGCACGACCTGGGCGACATGCTGGTGCAGGCCGGCTTTGCCGACCCGGTGATGGACCAGGAGGTGCTCACCCTCAGCTGGGACAGCCCCGAAGCCCTGCTGAACGAGCTGCGCGCCCTCGGTGCCAATGCGTCGCCGCAGCGTTTTGCCGGCTGGCGCACGCCACGCTGGCGGGCGCGGCTGCACGACGCGCTGCGGGCCCTGGCGAGACCTGACGGGCGGATCTACCTGGACTTCGAGATCGCCTACGGGCATGCCTTCAAGGCCGCGCCGCGCGCGCCGCTGGCTGCCGAGACGCGCGTCTCGGTCGAGGACATGCGTGCCATGGTGCGCGGCAAGTCGTCCAGAGGGTGA
- a CDS encoding cytochrome c oxidase subunit 3, translating to MSAATTPGQTPHYFIPAPSRHPVMASIGLFMVILGAGQWINGHGWGAYLVLFGLLWWAFVLKQWFGDAIRESEGGLYSDRIDVSYRWSMSWFIFSEVMFFGAFFGALYWARVHSVPSLGSLENAILWPDFKAFWPSSVAGATAAPAGTVEPFSVMGPWPIPTINTALLLTSGVTLTIAHHALIAGNRSKTILWMWITVLLGVTFLGFQAYEYMHAYQDLNLKLNSGVYGSTFYMLTGFHGFHVCVGALMLLFITLRLHKGHFTPQRHFGFEGAAWYWHFVDVVWLGLYVVVYWL from the coding sequence ATGTCGGCAGCGACAACCCCGGGGCAAACCCCTCACTACTTCATCCCCGCGCCTTCTCGGCACCCCGTGATGGCCTCGATCGGCCTGTTCATGGTGATCCTCGGGGCGGGCCAGTGGATCAACGGCCACGGCTGGGGCGCGTACCTCGTGCTCTTCGGCCTGCTGTGGTGGGCCTTCGTGCTCAAGCAGTGGTTCGGTGACGCCATCCGCGAAAGCGAAGGCGGCCTCTACAGCGACCGCATCGACGTGTCGTACCGCTGGAGCATGAGCTGGTTCATCTTCTCGGAAGTGATGTTCTTCGGCGCCTTCTTCGGCGCGCTGTACTGGGCGCGCGTCCACTCGGTGCCGAGCCTCGGCAGCCTGGAGAACGCGATCCTGTGGCCCGACTTCAAGGCCTTCTGGCCGAGCAGCGTGGCCGGCGCCACCGCCGCACCCGCAGGGACGGTGGAGCCGTTCTCGGTGATGGGCCCGTGGCCGATTCCGACCATCAACACCGCGCTGCTGCTGACCTCGGGCGTCACGCTGACCATCGCGCACCACGCGCTGATCGCCGGCAACCGCAGCAAGACGATCCTTTGGATGTGGATCACGGTGCTGCTGGGCGTCACCTTCCTCGGCTTCCAGGCCTACGAGTACATGCATGCGTACCAGGACCTGAACCTGAAGCTCAACTCGGGCGTCTACGGTTCGACCTTCTACATGCTGACCGGCTTCCACGGCTTCCATGTCTGCGTGGGCGCGCTGATGCTGCTCTTCATCACGCTGCGTCTGCACAAGGGCCACTTCACCCCGCAGCGCCACTTCGGCTTCGAAGGCGCGGCCTGGTACTGGCACTTCGTGGACGTGGTGTGGCTCGGCCTCTACGTCGTGGTGTACTGGCTCTGA
- a CDS encoding twin transmembrane helix small protein, with amino-acid sequence MKYFIAAALVLIIGALASAGVFLMRDGRDGKPKTSNMMRALAVRVGLSVLLFLCILLAYKMGWIRPTGIPIER; translated from the coding sequence ATGAAGTACTTCATCGCTGCAGCGCTCGTGCTCATCATCGGGGCGCTCGCCTCCGCCGGCGTGTTCCTGATGCGCGATGGTCGCGACGGCAAGCCCAAGACCTCGAACATGATGCGTGCGCTGGCAGTGCGCGTCGGGCTGTCGGTGCTGCTGTTCCTGTGCATCCTGCTCGCCTACAAGATGGGCTGGATCCGGCCCACGGGGATTCCGATCGAGCGCTGA
- the ctaD gene encoding cytochrome c oxidase subunit I, whose amino-acid sequence MSAVLDPHGHAAGHGHDDRAHDDHHPHGWRRWVFATNHKDIGTLYLLFSFTMFLFGGVLALLIRAELFQPGLQVVNPQLFNQFTTMHGLIMVFGAIMPAFVGFANWMIPLQIGAADMAFARMNNLSFWLLIPAGIMLVASFFMPGGAPAAGWTLYAPLTLQMGPSMDAGIFAMHILGASSIMGSINIIVTILNMRAPGMTLMKMPMFCWTWLITAYLLIAVMPVLAGAITMTLTDRHFGTAFFNPAGGGDPIMYQHIFWFFGHPEVYIMILPAFGIVSHIVPAFARKRLFGYTSMVYATSSIAILSFIVWAHHMFTTGMPVTGQLFFMYATMLIAIPTGVKVFNWIATMWRGSMTFETPMLFAVGFIFVFTMGGFTGLILSVAPIDIQLQDTYYVVAHFHYVLVAGSLYAMFAGYYYWAPKWTGVMYSETRGKIHFWGSLIFFNVTFFPMHFLGLAGMPRRYADYPMQFADFNALATVGAFGFGLMQVYFLLFIVLPAMRGKGEPAPQKPWEAAEGLEWEVPSPAPFHTFEHPPKLNASATKVIG is encoded by the coding sequence ATGAGTGCTGTACTCGATCCCCACGGCCACGCGGCCGGCCATGGCCACGATGACCGTGCCCATGACGACCACCATCCGCACGGCTGGCGCCGTTGGGTGTTCGCCACCAACCACAAGGACATCGGCACGCTGTACCTGCTGTTCAGCTTCACGATGTTCCTGTTCGGCGGCGTGCTGGCGCTCCTGATCCGCGCCGAGCTGTTCCAGCCCGGGCTGCAGGTGGTGAACCCGCAGCTCTTCAACCAGTTCACGACCATGCACGGGCTGATCATGGTGTTCGGCGCGATCATGCCGGCGTTCGTGGGCTTCGCGAACTGGATGATCCCGCTGCAGATCGGCGCGGCCGACATGGCCTTCGCGCGGATGAACAACCTGAGCTTCTGGCTGCTGATCCCGGCCGGCATCATGCTCGTGGCCTCGTTCTTCATGCCCGGTGGCGCCCCCGCCGCCGGCTGGACGCTCTACGCGCCGCTCACGCTGCAGATGGGCCCCTCGATGGACGCCGGCATCTTCGCGATGCACATCCTCGGCGCCTCGTCGATCATGGGCTCGATCAACATCATCGTGACCATCCTCAACATGCGCGCCCCCGGCATGACGCTGATGAAGATGCCGATGTTCTGCTGGACCTGGCTCATCACCGCCTACCTGCTGATCGCCGTGATGCCGGTGCTCGCCGGCGCCATCACGATGACGCTGACCGACCGCCACTTCGGCACCGCCTTCTTCAACCCCGCAGGCGGCGGCGACCCGATCATGTACCAGCACATCTTCTGGTTCTTCGGTCACCCCGAGGTGTACATCATGATCCTGCCGGCCTTCGGCATCGTGAGCCACATCGTGCCGGCCTTCGCCCGCAAGCGCCTGTTCGGCTACACCTCGATGGTTTACGCCACCTCGTCAATTGCCATCCTGTCGTTCATCGTGTGGGCGCACCACATGTTCACGACCGGCATGCCAGTCACGGGCCAGCTCTTCTTCATGTACGCGACCATGCTGATCGCCATCCCCACGGGCGTGAAGGTGTTCAACTGGATCGCGACGATGTGGCGCGGCTCGATGACTTTCGAGACGCCGATGCTCTTCGCGGTGGGCTTCATCTTCGTGTTCACGATGGGCGGCTTCACCGGCCTGATCCTGTCGGTGGCACCGATCGACATCCAGCTGCAGGACACCTACTACGTCGTGGCGCACTTCCACTACGTGCTGGTTGCCGGCTCGCTGTACGCGATGTTCGCCGGCTACTACTACTGGGCGCCCAAGTGGACCGGCGTCATGTACTCCGAGACGCGCGGCAAGATCCACTTCTGGGGCTCGTTGATCTTCTTCAACGTCACCTTCTTCCCGATGCACTTCCTGGGTCTTGCCGGCATGCCGCGCCGCTATGCCGACTACCCGATGCAGTTCGCCGACTTCAACGCGCTGGCGACCGTCGGTGCCTTCGGCTTCGGTCTGATGCAGGTGTACTTCCTGCTCTTCATTGTGCTGCCTGCCATGCGCGGCAAGGGCGAGCCGGCACCGCAGAAGCCGTGGGAAGCCGCTGAAGGCCTGGAGTGGGAAGTGCCGTCGCCGGCGCCCTTCCACACCTTCGAGCACCCCCCGAAGCTGAACGCTTCGGCCACCAAGGTGATCGGCTGA
- a CDS encoding ComF family protein, producing the protein MPRCERCALQVPPGVSVCGACIQHPPPFDAARTGLDYGHPWSTLIARFKFHEALDLAEALVAPLLNALQRTDAPLPDLLLPVPLSTQRLRERGYNQAWEATRRLARGLGLPCDARLLLRVKDSPHQLDLPPDERAANVRGVFAVEPLRRAELQGRYVAIVDDVLTTGATCAELARVLKQAGARRVDAWALARTPRD; encoded by the coding sequence GTGCCTCGCTGCGAACGCTGCGCCTTGCAGGTGCCGCCGGGAGTGTCCGTGTGCGGCGCCTGCATCCAGCACCCACCACCGTTCGACGCCGCCCGCACCGGTCTCGACTACGGGCACCCCTGGTCAACGCTCATCGCGCGCTTCAAGTTCCATGAAGCCCTCGACCTTGCCGAGGCACTGGTGGCGCCCTTGCTCAACGCCCTGCAACGGACCGACGCCCCCTTGCCGGACCTGCTGCTGCCCGTCCCGTTGAGCACGCAACGGCTGCGCGAGCGCGGCTACAACCAGGCCTGGGAAGCCACGCGCCGTCTCGCCCGCGGCCTCGGCCTGCCGTGCGACGCCCGCCTGCTGCTGCGCGTGAAGGACAGCCCGCACCAGCTCGACCTGCCACCCGACGAGCGCGCGGCCAACGTGCGCGGTGTTTTTGCCGTGGAGCCCTTGCGCCGCGCCGAGCTGCAAGGGCGCTACGTCGCCATCGTCGACGACGTGCTGACCACTGGCGCCACCTGCGCCGAACTCGCCCGCGTGCTGAAGCAGGCCGGCGCCCGGCGTGTGGACGCCTGGGCCCTTGCCCGCACGCCTCGCGACTGA